The Desulfonatronovibrio hydrogenovorans DSM 9292 genome includes a window with the following:
- a CDS encoding mechanosensitive ion channel family protein, whose product MDIAMDQVVEFAQMWGLKAVAALTIFIVGRIAAKILRNTLRKALHRINVDEMLVSFASNIAYVLLLIVVIIAALNQLGVQTTSFIAILGAAGLAVGLALQGSLANFAAGVMIIIFRPFHVGDFIDAGGSTGTVEEIEIFTTKMKTPDNKLIIIPNSQITSGSITNFSAKDTRRIDLVIGVSYSDDLGKVKSVLESILNDDQRILKDPAPTIGVLALADSSINFAVRPWVKSADYWTTLFDLNKIIKERFDQEGISIPFPQQDVHLHQIKHPVAA is encoded by the coding sequence ATGGACATTGCCATGGATCAGGTAGTTGAGTTTGCTCAGATGTGGGGCCTAAAAGCTGTTGCAGCCCTGACAATTTTCATTGTGGGCCGGATTGCAGCCAAAATCCTGCGCAACACTTTGAGAAAAGCCCTGCACAGGATTAACGTCGATGAAATGCTGGTCTCTTTTGCCTCCAACATCGCCTATGTCCTGCTTTTAATCGTAGTCATCATTGCCGCCTTGAACCAGCTGGGAGTTCAGACCACATCGTTCATTGCCATCCTGGGTGCGGCCGGTCTGGCTGTCGGCCTGGCCCTGCAGGGCTCCCTGGCCAATTTTGCAGCCGGAGTGATGATCATAATCTTTCGTCCTTTTCATGTGGGAGATTTTATTGATGCCGGAGGTTCCACAGGCACTGTGGAAGAAATTGAAATCTTCACCACCAAGATGAAGACACCGGACAACAAGCTGATCATCATCCCCAACAGCCAGATTACCAGCGGAAGCATAACCAACTTTTCGGCCAAGGATACCAGAAGGATCGACCTGGTCATCGGGGTCAGCTACAGTGATGATCTGGGCAAAGTCAAATCAGTGCTTGAATCCATACTGAATGATGACCAGCGAATCCTCAAGGACCCGGCCCCCACCATCGGAGTGCTGGCTCTGGCCGACAGCAGCATCAACTTTGCAGTCCGGCCCTGGGTCAAGTCAGCAGATTACTGGACTACCCTGTTTGATCTGAATAAAATCATAAAAGAGCGTTTTGACCAGGAAGGGATTTCCATTCCATTCCCTCAGCAGGATGTCCACCTTCATCAGATTAAGCATCCTGTTGCAGCATAA
- the thpR gene encoding RNA 2',3'-cyclic phosphodiesterase — MFIGLALPDVYQEKLGRIKKEWESKFQSKLTWTKPGNWHLTLKFLGEVEDSIVPEICAYIRRLEFAEFILRGSGSGFFGSKAQYRVAWLGLDLDVSSLVSLAEKIDRDMEKYGFERAKRRYKGHLTLARIKAFYTNDPWKELRESIDGMHWPVFEIQEVVLWQSVLGPAGPQYRAMASSSERGRVAQARN, encoded by the coding sequence ATGTTCATTGGTCTTGCCCTGCCGGACGTTTATCAGGAAAAGCTTGGCAGAATAAAAAAAGAATGGGAATCCAAATTTCAGTCTAAACTGACCTGGACCAAACCCGGCAACTGGCATTTGACCTTGAAATTTCTGGGAGAAGTTGAAGATTCCATTGTGCCTGAGATATGCGCATATATCAGGAGACTGGAATTTGCCGAGTTCATTCTCAGGGGGTCTGGGTCAGGCTTTTTCGGATCCAAAGCTCAGTACAGGGTGGCCTGGCTGGGTCTGGATCTGGATGTCTCCAGTCTGGTTAGCCTGGCAGAAAAGATTGACAGGGACATGGAAAAGTATGGTTTTGAGCGGGCAAAAAGGCGGTACAAAGGCCATTTGACTCTGGCCAGGATCAAGGCGTTTTATACCAATGATCCCTGGAAAGAGTTGAGAGAGTCCATTGACGGGATGCACTGGCCGGTTTTTGAGATCCAAGAAGTGGTCCTCTGGCAGAGCGTTCTGGGTCCAGCAGGTCCGCAGTACAGGGCCATGGCCAGTTCCTCCGAAAGAGGCCGGGTTGCACAGGCCCGGAACTAG
- a CDS encoding L-threonylcarbamoyladenylate synthase, producing the protein MKMDINQAVRAVLNKGLIIYPTETLFALGGLGNSSGVVDRVRKIKGRPGYKPLPLVAGSVDQCLDAVQLDGQSLEIGRMFWPGPLSILARARDGIPTGVKDEQGLVSIRVTPHPDASRLCLMSGFPLIATSANFSGSPACSDINFLDKDLAALVDGVFFSSHRPAGGHPSTLIRVVGPDRIKVIRPGKISIADLEKKGLKVDSS; encoded by the coding sequence ATGAAGATGGACATAAATCAAGCTGTCCGGGCAGTTCTGAACAAAGGTCTAATCATCTACCCCACTGAGACCCTGTTTGCCCTGGGCGGTCTGGGCAATTCATCCGGGGTAGTGGACAGGGTCAGAAAAATTAAGGGCCGTCCGGGATATAAGCCCCTGCCTCTGGTGGCCGGGAGCGTGGATCAGTGCCTGGATGCGGTTCAGCTGGATGGACAGAGTCTGGAAATAGGGCGTATGTTCTGGCCCGGTCCATTGTCCATCCTGGCCCGGGCCAGGGATGGTATCCCGACCGGGGTAAAGGATGAACAGGGCCTGGTTTCCATAAGGGTGACCCCTCATCCGGACGCTTCCAGGCTTTGCCTCATGTCCGGATTTCCCCTTATTGCCACCAGCGCCAATTTCAGTGGAAGTCCAGCCTGTTCAGATATCAATTTTCTGGACAAGGACCTGGCAGCCCTGGTTGACGGCGTGTTCTTCTCCAGCCATCGTCCGGCAGGGGGGCATCCTTCAACTCTGATCAGGGTGGTTGGCCCTGACAGGATCAAGGTAATCAGACCTGGAAAGATTTCTATTGCCGATCTGGAAAAAAAAGGTCTGAAAGTGGACAGTTCATAA
- a CDS encoding SDR family oxidoreductase: protein MTSKKKILILGASGYVGGRLTPLLLEKGYRVRAGARSLEKLSCRSYSNHPDFEPVQVNVLDMDSLEKACHGCVAVYYLVHSMGAGPAGKGDFASLDRTAARNMIQAAEKVGLEQIIYLGGLGELDKDLSHHLQSRLEVGEILMSGRVPVTFLKAAMILGSGSASFEVMRYLVERLPVMITPKWVHTRCQPISISNVLGYLAGCLENPETQDQTFEIGGPDILTYAQLFRIYSQEAGLPARLVLPVPFLTPKLSSYWIHLVTPVPASIARPLAEGLKNEVICKENRIRKIIPQELLDCRQAIKKALDRLEQEQVETCWTDAGEVDVPEWAACSDTAYAGGDIYEISFEVTLDKPLEKIWPSIEGIGGRKGWYYANFLWKIRGILDRAMGGSGYRQGRRTGNELRYGDTIDFWRVIRVKKFEQLRLLAEMKVPGQAILELDLYPGPKGGCILVQKARFYPKGLWGLVYWKLLTPVHNLLFKGMLRKLAENTGAKIINGPERSQTGKEQCRL from the coding sequence ATGACCAGTAAAAAAAAGATCCTGATCCTTGGAGCCAGCGGATATGTTGGCGGCAGGCTGACCCCCCTTCTTCTGGAAAAAGGCTACAGAGTCCGGGCCGGTGCAAGGAGCCTGGAAAAGCTTTCATGCCGAAGCTATTCAAACCATCCAGACTTTGAACCGGTTCAGGTTAATGTCCTGGATATGGACAGCCTGGAAAAGGCCTGTCATGGATGCGTTGCTGTCTACTATCTTGTTCATTCCATGGGAGCGGGACCAGCCGGAAAGGGAGACTTTGCTTCGCTGGACAGGACCGCTGCCCGGAATATGATCCAGGCCGCAGAAAAAGTCGGACTGGAGCAGATAATTTACCTGGGCGGACTTGGTGAACTGGATAAAGACCTGAGCCACCACCTGCAGTCCAGACTGGAAGTGGGAGAGATACTTATGTCCGGCCGGGTTCCGGTCACTTTTCTGAAGGCTGCCATGATTCTCGGTTCAGGCAGTGCCTCCTTTGAAGTCATGCGCTACCTGGTGGAGCGGCTGCCGGTCATGATTACTCCAAAATGGGTCCATACCAGATGTCAGCCCATCTCCATTTCCAATGTCCTGGGATATCTGGCCGGATGTCTGGAAAATCCAGAGACACAGGACCAGACCTTTGAAATCGGAGGACCAGACATCCTGACCTATGCTCAGCTGTTCAGGATCTATTCTCAGGAAGCAGGACTGCCGGCCAGGCTCGTCCTCCCTGTCCCCTTTCTGACCCCGAAGCTCAGTTCATACTGGATCCACCTGGTCACCCCTGTGCCTGCTTCCATAGCCAGGCCACTGGCTGAGGGACTAAAAAATGAGGTTATCTGCAAAGAAAACCGGATCAGAAAGATCATCCCCCAGGAGCTTCTTGACTGCAGACAGGCCATTAAAAAGGCCCTTGACCGGCTTGAGCAGGAGCAGGTGGAAACCTGCTGGACCGATGCCGGAGAAGTCGATGTCCCTGAATGGGCTGCCTGTTCCGACACTGCGTATGCAGGAGGAGATATTTATGAAATATCTTTTGAAGTAACTCTGGACAAACCTCTGGAAAAAATCTGGCCTTCCATTGAAGGGATAGGCGGAAGAAAAGGATGGTATTATGCCAATTTTTTATGGAAGATAAGAGGCATTCTGGACCGGGCCATGGGTGGAAGCGGCTACCGGCAGGGCCGCAGAACAGGAAATGAACTGCGCTATGGAGATACCATTGATTTCTGGCGGGTCATCAGGGTAAAAAAATTTGAACAGCTGAGGCTGCTTGCGGAGATGAAGGTCCCGGGACAGGCAATTCTTGAACTTGACCTTTATCCTGGACCCAAAGGGGGCTGCATCCTGGTCCAGAAAGCCAGGTTCTATCCCAAAGGTCTGTGGGGACTGGTCTACTGGAAACTCCTGACTCCGGTCCACAACTTGCTGTTCAAGGGGATGCTTCGAAAACTAGCTGAAAACACTGGGGCAAAGATCATCAATGGACCTGAACGCTCCCAGACTGGAAAAGAACAATGCAGGTTATGA
- a CDS encoding NUDIX domain-containing protein, which translates to MSYYKPCPSCGEQIQFYKNPVPTVDIVIYSPPARLVLIERKNFPHGWALPGGFVDYGESAELAAIREAKEETGLDVVLTGILGVYSDPSRDPRSHTISTVFTAYALNLDQLQGGDDASRAALFHWDRLPETAFDHDQILLDFKLSQTRFRPGTR; encoded by the coding sequence ATGAGCTATTATAAACCCTGTCCTTCCTGTGGTGAGCAGATCCAGTTTTATAAGAATCCTGTCCCAACGGTGGATATTGTCATCTATTCTCCCCCGGCCAGGCTGGTGCTGATTGAACGCAAGAATTTTCCGCATGGCTGGGCCCTTCCTGGCGGATTTGTGGATTATGGGGAAAGCGCTGAACTGGCGGCCATCCGGGAAGCAAAGGAAGAGACCGGTCTGGATGTGGTCTTAACCGGAATTCTGGGTGTTTATTCAGATCCGTCCAGAGACCCCAGATCGCACACCATCAGCACGGTTTTTACTGCTTATGCCCTGAATCTTGACCAGCTGCAGGGCGGTGACGATGCTTCCAGGGCGGCTCTTTTCCATTGGGATCGTCTGCCTGAGACTGCTTTTGATCATGATCAAATCCTTCTGGACTTCAAGTTAAGCCAGACTAGATTCAGACCGGGCACTAGGTGA
- a CDS encoding ROK family protein, giving the protein MFICLDLGGSNIRGTWFSGSGQSGIIRKKVRPADLDGTKATLRELIREISSDCPAAPGKIGVASAGPMDIEKGTYLTPTNMPELKGFNLKRFVRECFGLESVLENDAQAAALGEAYKGCLAGADDAMVFTLGTGLGSGVIMDSKIWRGRHPAGPELGHLYLGPGRKIKCGCGQTGCAETWLNARALFDLAVNNCPGLVKLKDIDALLVDRDVLALQTMEKYGLRLGLYLSQVISVFGITRVGLSGGLSRLAPFYVKAVHKTLRHRLGKRKWLIPDKIGIAPDPEMSALWGMCFLLQNSSKQEPSGF; this is encoded by the coding sequence ATGTTTATATGTCTTGACCTTGGAGGCAGTAATATCCGGGGAACCTGGTTCAGTGGTTCTGGTCAGTCCGGAATAATCCGGAAAAAAGTCAGGCCTGCTGACCTGGACGGGACTAAGGCCACTTTGAGGGAGCTTATCAGAGAAATTTCGTCTGACTGTCCGGCTGCCCCTGGAAAGATTGGTGTTGCAAGTGCCGGTCCCATGGATATAGAAAAAGGAACATACCTGACCCCCACCAATATGCCCGAGCTGAAGGGTTTTAATTTAAAGCGGTTTGTTCGGGAGTGTTTCGGGCTGGAGTCAGTTCTGGAGAACGATGCCCAGGCTGCAGCCTTGGGAGAGGCTTACAAGGGCTGTCTTGCCGGAGCAGATGATGCCATGGTCTTCACCCTGGGCACTGGTTTAGGATCAGGGGTCATCATGGATTCCAAAATATGGAGAGGTCGGCATCCTGCCGGACCTGAGCTGGGACACCTCTATCTTGGACCCGGGCGAAAAATCAAATGTGGCTGCGGCCAGACCGGGTGCGCTGAAACATGGCTTAACGCCAGGGCGCTTTTTGATCTGGCGGTGAACAACTGTCCCGGTCTGGTTAAGCTCAAAGATATTGATGCCCTTCTGGTAGACAGGGATGTCCTGGCCCTGCAAACCATGGAAAAATATGGACTAAGGCTGGGGCTTTATCTGAGTCAGGTCATATCAGTCTTTGGAATCACCAGGGTGGGCCTTAGCGGTGGCTTGAGCAGGCTGGCTCCTTTTTATGTCAAGGCAGTCCATAAGACCCTCAGACATAGACTGGGTAAAAGAAAGTGGCTGATTCCAGACAAGATCGGTATTGCTCCTGACCCGGAAATGAGTGCTCTTTGGGGGATGTGTTTTCTTCTGCAGAACAGCAGCAAACAAGAGCCGTCCGGGTTCTGA
- the glgA gene encoding glycogen synthase GlgA: MDFKPDICFVASEIYPFSKTGGLADVMGVLPLTLHNMGYKVCVITPLYGRIATSEFSPHLVYEDLNVGYPWPEIKTDIFRADFKGMPVYFIDRGEYFDRRYYYCTYRGDYFDNCERFIFFCRAALALMKKMAHAPGIIHSHDWHAALLNSYIYYQKRYDPFWADTSTVFTIHNLAFQGRFSVRLFWDCGLPYEAWNMDGVEFYDSFNLLKGGIAHADLVTTVSPSYAREILTPEFGCGLEGILQKRSSQVTGILNGADYTVWNPAKDKYLEANYSLSRPEGKIICKKDLIQNLCLPERLMDRPVLGFIGRLRSQKGIDLLLDIVPELVRKDVGVVILGEGEAEYEARLVDLVEKYPDNISGVVGYTEEMAHKIQAGADIFLMPSRYEPCGLTQMYSLRYGTPPVATAVGGLKDTIIPYPKKDANGFVFANPLPEEFLKAIEKALAVFEDKKAWEGIRKRGMKADFSWKRSAEVYAQAYARLGLRGISN; this comes from the coding sequence ATGGACTTCAAGCCTGATATTTGTTTTGTAGCCTCGGAAATATACCCCTTTTCCAAAACCGGGGGGCTGGCGGATGTCATGGGGGTTCTGCCCCTGACCCTGCACAATATGGGATACAAAGTCTGTGTCATCACTCCTCTGTATGGCCGGATCGCAACCAGTGAGTTCAGTCCCCATCTGGTATATGAAGACCTAAATGTGGGCTATCCCTGGCCTGAAATCAAGACGGATATATTCCGGGCCGATTTCAAGGGGATGCCGGTCTATTTTATTGACCGTGGAGAATACTTTGACCGGCGTTATTATTACTGCACTTATCGGGGCGATTATTTTGACAATTGTGAAAGGTTTATTTTTTTCTGCCGGGCTGCTCTGGCCCTGATGAAGAAAATGGCTCATGCTCCAGGCATAATCCATTCCCACGACTGGCACGCTGCCCTGCTTAATTCCTATATTTACTATCAGAAAAGATATGACCCTTTCTGGGCGGACACCTCCACGGTCTTTACTATTCATAACCTGGCCTTTCAGGGCAGGTTTTCGGTGCGTCTGTTCTGGGACTGCGGACTGCCTTACGAGGCCTGGAATATGGACGGGGTGGAGTTCTATGACAGTTTCAACCTGTTAAAGGGGGGAATCGCCCACGCTGACCTGGTCACCACTGTGAGTCCTTCTTATGCCAGGGAAATTCTGACTCCGGAATTTGGTTGCGGACTGGAGGGCATCCTGCAGAAAAGAAGCTCCCAGGTCACGGGCATACTCAACGGGGCAGATTACACGGTCTGGAATCCTGCAAAGGACAAATATCTTGAGGCCAACTATTCCTTGTCCAGACCTGAAGGAAAAATAATCTGCAAAAAAGATCTGATTCAGAACCTTTGCCTGCCTGAACGGCTCATGGACCGGCCTGTGCTTGGATTCATCGGAAGGCTGCGCAGCCAGAAAGGTATTGACCTGCTTCTTGATATAGTGCCTGAGCTGGTCCGGAAGGATGTCGGGGTAGTCATCCTGGGTGAGGGTGAAGCTGAATATGAAGCCAGGCTGGTGGATCTGGTTGAGAAGTATCCGGATAATATTTCAGGTGTTGTCGGGTACACCGAGGAAATGGCTCACAAGATCCAGGCTGGAGCTGATATATTTCTGATGCCTTCCAGGTATGAACCCTGCGGACTGACCCAGATGTACAGCCTCCGGTATGGTACCCCGCCGGTGGCTACAGCAGTTGGAGGGCTTAAAGACACCATAATTCCCTATCCGAAAAAAGATGCCAATGGTTTTGTTTTTGCTAATCCTTTGCCTGAGGAATTTCTCAAGGCCATTGAGAAGGCATTGGCGGTTTTTGAGGACAAAAAGGCCTGGGAAGGGATCAGGAAGAGGGGAATGAAAGCTGATTTTTCCTGGAAGAGATCGGCTGAAGTTTATGCCCAAGCTTATGCCAGGCTCGGATTGCGGGGCATAAGCAATTGA
- the pdxA gene encoding 4-hydroxythreonine-4-phosphate dehydrogenase PdxA gives MPSLIYTLGDPAGLGPELLFLSSGLELFSRNNSLLVIGPESILEHHARLLGRSIFWQRTEDPGSIASSPCGIYLYEPSGLAGLRYNPGQGSSDTGFAAGISLKEACAILNKGLAQALVTGPLNKAFLQDAGFDFSGHTEFLADYFGLQPDKVCMHLCGKRLRVSLVTTHPPLRKVPELITKDRIVHCLKLTCEFTMNLGLTGPVAVCGLNPHAGEQGRIGNEESTLISPAIDEALKQGLNVNGPFPADTVFSRAMKGEFSAVLAMYHDQGLGPLKVVEFGSSVNITLGLPIVRTSVDHGTGYDLAGTGRADPGSLDRAFELALRLASNS, from the coding sequence GTGCCTTCACTGATATACACCCTTGGCGATCCGGCAGGTCTGGGTCCAGAACTTCTTTTTCTGTCCTCCGGCCTGGAACTTTTTTCCCGGAACAATTCCCTGCTGGTGATAGGTCCGGAAAGCATCCTTGAGCATCACGCACGTTTACTTGGGCGTTCCATTTTCTGGCAGCGTACGGAGGATCCAGGCAGTATCGCCAGTAGTCCTTGCGGGATTTATCTGTATGAGCCTTCCGGGCTTGCAGGGCTGAGGTATAATCCAGGCCAGGGCAGTTCAGATACGGGTTTTGCTGCCGGGATCAGCCTGAAAGAAGCCTGTGCAATACTGAACAAAGGACTGGCCCAGGCCTTGGTGACTGGTCCTTTGAACAAGGCTTTCCTTCAAGATGCTGGTTTTGATTTCAGCGGTCATACAGAATTTCTGGCTGACTATTTTGGCCTGCAGCCGGACAAGGTCTGCATGCATCTATGTGGAAAACGCCTCCGGGTCAGTCTGGTCACCACCCATCCTCCCTTAAGAAAAGTTCCTGAACTGATTACTAAAGATAGAATTGTTCATTGTCTCAAGCTGACCTGCGAGTTCACCATGAATCTTGGCCTGACTGGGCCAGTGGCAGTGTGTGGCCTCAACCCCCACGCCGGGGAGCAGGGCAGGATCGGCAATGAAGAATCAACTCTGATCAGTCCGGCCATAGATGAGGCCCTGAAACAGGGGCTGAATGTCAACGGCCCTTTTCCGGCAGATACGGTTTTTTCCAGGGCCATGAAAGGAGAATTTTCAGCAGTCCTGGCCATGTACCATGACCAGGGTCTTGGGCCATTAAAGGTTGTGGAATTCGGAAGCTCAGTCAATATAACCCTGGGATTGCCCATTGTCAGAACATCGGTGGACCATGGCACCGGCTATGACCTGGCCGGAACAGGGAGGGCCGATCCAGGAAGCCTGGACAGGGCCTTTGAACTGGCCTTAAGGCTTGCCTCAAATTCATAG
- a CDS encoding helix-turn-helix domain-containing protein: MSSQTPAYVDISKRLQGLREAMELTHEDMASKLGLDVEKVRLYESGTTEIPVSYLFEMAKLCHVDLTVLVSGSEAHLHNHALVRKGKGMSVERRKDYDYKSLAYGFTGRRMEPFLVRVPAKDESQLTYNEHPGQEFIHVLKGKLEIRLEDKILVLEPGDSLYFTSRTPHALRGLDGQDAEFIDVII; this comes from the coding sequence ATGTCTTCACAAACTCCGGCCTATGTTGACATATCCAAGCGTTTGCAGGGCCTGCGGGAAGCCATGGAACTGACCCATGAAGACATGGCTTCCAAGCTTGGTCTTGATGTGGAAAAGGTCAGGCTTTATGAGTCCGGAACAACTGAAATTCCGGTCAGCTACCTGTTTGAAATGGCCAAGCTGTGCCATGTGGACTTGACAGTCCTGGTGTCCGGATCCGAGGCCCATTTGCATAACCATGCCCTGGTCAGAAAAGGCAAGGGCATGAGTGTGGAACGCAGAAAAGACTATGACTACAAAAGCCTGGCCTATGGATTCACTGGCCGCAGGATGGAGCCTTTTCTGGTCAGGGTTCCAGCTAAGGATGAATCCCAGCTCACATATAATGAGCATCCAGGTCAGGAATTTATCCATGTTCTTAAAGGAAAACTTGAAATTCGCCTGGAGGACAAGATCCTGGTCCTTGAACCTGGTGACAGTCTTTATTTTACTTCCAGGACCCCCCATGCCCTGCGCGGTCTGGACGGTCAGGATGCCGAGTTCATTGATGTGATTATTTAG
- a CDS encoding AMP-binding protein: MLTKEKYRSYEEFQKQFNVDIPENFNFAFDIIDAYARRSPDAPAMIHINDQGKRTEYTLGFFSKESSRLANGLKKKGVSRGDRVMIILYRRVEFWVTMLALHKIGAVAVPSPSLLTPKDIIYRVNFAGIKAVVCEDSVSDKVNEARTECPELTVLVEAGEADPGSGWHGYAELTNGESTVFPEDEKPGGSDPLLIFFSSGTTGPPKMVEHTHDYPLGHWTTAAYWHDLEPGDIHLTLADTGWGKAVWGKFYGQWMARAVVFVYDFRGKFTPDALLDILSRHKVASFCAPPTVYRFLIREDLRRYDLSSLKHCTTAGELLNDSVFHAWKEATGLPIYEGYGQTETTLQVATFPFMNPKPGSIGKPAPGWEIHLLDENDQPVATGDEGEICVQIDPSRPTGLFTGYLREPEKTAGVMKGGFYHTGDKAWMDEDGYLWFLGRVDDLIKSSGYRIGPFEVESALITHPAVVEAAVTGVPDEVRGQVVKATVVLASGYEAGEDLTRQLQEHVKKVTAPYKYPRIIDYVSELPKTISGKIKRAEIREKDSGK; this comes from the coding sequence ATGCTTACTAAGGAAAAATACAGAAGTTATGAAGAGTTTCAAAAACAGTTCAACGTAGATATACCGGAAAATTTCAATTTTGCCTTTGATATTATTGATGCATATGCCCGCAGATCTCCTGACGCCCCGGCCATGATCCATATTAATGACCAAGGCAAACGGACTGAATACACCCTGGGCTTTTTCTCAAAAGAATCATCACGGCTGGCCAATGGATTGAAGAAAAAAGGAGTGTCCAGGGGGGACCGGGTTATGATTATCCTGTACCGCAGGGTTGAATTCTGGGTAACCATGCTGGCCCTGCATAAAATCGGGGCTGTGGCTGTCCCGTCCCCGTCTTTGCTTACTCCCAAGGACATCATCTATCGGGTCAACTTTGCCGGAATCAAGGCTGTGGTCTGTGAGGACAGTGTTTCAGATAAGGTCAATGAAGCCCGGACTGAATGTCCTGAACTGACCGTGCTGGTGGAAGCGGGGGAAGCAGATCCCGGCAGCGGGTGGCACGGATACGCTGAGCTTACCAATGGTGAATCAACCGTGTTTCCCGAGGATGAAAAACCCGGAGGGAGCGACCCTCTGCTTATTTTCTTTTCATCAGGGACAACAGGGCCACCTAAAATGGTGGAACACACCCATGACTATCCCCTTGGCCACTGGACAACAGCTGCTTACTGGCATGATCTGGAACCCGGTGATATTCATCTGACTCTGGCTGATACAGGCTGGGGCAAGGCGGTCTGGGGAAAGTTTTATGGACAATGGATGGCCAGGGCTGTTGTTTTTGTCTATGATTTCCGGGGGAAATTCACGCCGGACGCACTGCTGGATATTCTTTCCAGACATAAGGTTGCCAGTTTCTGTGCACCCCCGACGGTTTACCGGTTTCTCATCCGGGAAGACCTGCGCCGGTACGATCTTTCAAGCCTGAAGCATTGTACAACAGCTGGTGAGCTTTTGAATGATAGTGTGTTTCATGCCTGGAAGGAGGCTACTGGACTTCCTATTTACGAGGGATACGGCCAGACAGAAACCACCCTGCAGGTAGCGACTTTCCCGTTTATGAATCCTAAGCCCGGTTCCATTGGCAAACCTGCCCCTGGCTGGGAGATCCACCTTCTGGATGAAAATGATCAGCCGGTAGCAACTGGGGATGAGGGTGAGATCTGCGTTCAAATTGATCCGTCCAGGCCCACAGGGCTTTTTACCGGATATTTAAGGGAACCTGAAAAGACAGCCGGAGTCATGAAGGGTGGGTTTTATCATACCGGGGATAAGGCCTGGATGGATGAGGACGGATACCTGTGGTTCCTGGGCCGGGTGGATGATCTGATCAAAAGTTCGGGTTACCGCATTGGACCATTTGAAGTGGAAAGTGCCCTGATTACCCATCCGGCAGTTGTTGAAGCAGCAGTTACCGGGGTGCCTGACGAGGTGCGGGGGCAGGTAGTCAAGGCCACTGTTGTTCTGGCCTCTGGATATGAAGCTGGTGAAGATTTGACCAGACAGCTTCAGGAGCATGTCAAAAAGGTCACTGCTCCGTATAAGTATCCCAGGATCATTGACTACGTGTCTGAGCTTCCCAAAACCATAAGCGGTAAAATTAAACGGGCTGAAATCAGGGAGAAGGATTCAGGGAAGTGA
- a CDS encoding NUDIX hydrolase — protein sequence MGLDSGAVHLPRVAVGAVVRHDSGFLLVRRANAPSRGRWAVPGGKVHPGETLKQAVQREVLEETGIIVRALEPIYAFDFIERDQDDRILFHYVIVDLLAEYVSGRIKPGSDALEALWVPEHELDKYGLNSATLDLFKRFSG from the coding sequence ATGGGGCTGGATTCTGGAGCTGTCCATTTGCCAAGAGTGGCAGTGGGAGCTGTTGTCAGACATGATAGTGGCTTTTTGTTGGTCAGGAGGGCCAATGCTCCTTCCAGGGGCAGGTGGGCAGTCCCAGGAGGAAAGGTTCATCCCGGGGAGACACTTAAGCAGGCTGTCCAGCGGGAGGTCCTGGAAGAGACAGGGATCATTGTCCGGGCCCTTGAACCGATCTACGCCTTTGACTTTATTGAGCGGGACCAGGATGACAGGATCCTGTTCCATTATGTCATAGTTGACCTGCTGGCTGAATATGTTTCCGGCCGGATCAAACCTGGGAGTGACGCCCTGGAGGCACTCTGGGTTCCAGAGCATGAACTGGATAAATATGGCCTGAATTCTGCTACTCTTGATCTTTTTAAAAGGTTTTCCGGGTAA